From the genome of Nitrososphaerota archaeon:
ATTGGGATTCTTGTGTAGCAGACGGTGCATGCATCGAAGCTTGCCCAGTACAAGTTTTCCAATGGTACAGAACTGAGATGGACGTTCCAGCAAAAGATATTGTTGGAAAGACATTCGCAGGTACCGGTTCTTCAGTAAAAGAAGAGCGCAAAGACTACACCGACAAAGCAGATCCAATCAGAGAACATGATTGTATCTGGTGCATGGCATGCGTTTCAGTCTGCCCACCTCAAGCTATTAAGGTTGATCAATCAAACCTAGAGCACCACGAGAAAGCAGCAGGAACATATGTCAAACTAGAAGGTGGAGAAAATC
Proteins encoded in this window:
- a CDS encoding ferredoxin family protein, giving the protein MPIEEQFPQGLKPLGKIFHSDGEHFHFRWGPGRSDAECFSNHEVIAAYESRGETQVPLGVSGTMVAVDWDSCVADGACIEACPVQVFQWYRTEMDVPAKDIVGKTFAGTGSSVKEERKDYTDKADPIREHDCIWCMACVSVCPPQAIKVDQSNLEHHEKAAGTYVKLEGGENPHAHD